The following are encoded in a window of Nibricoccus aquaticus genomic DNA:
- a CDS encoding ATP-dependent 6-phosphofructokinase, with translation MRRFKREDFEIKNLGLATYPSPLQPRRDEASANFVCDDRHRVLFDHAFERVAAAIEGETEPITIERSGPRQKIFFDPQKSRAAIVTCGGLCPGLNDVIRGIVMTLNYSYGVKTIHGIPYGYEGFIDSYGHRIIDLTPESVSEIHTEGGSMLGTSRGPQPIGQIVDKLVSLGVNMLFVIGGDGTLRGASAIAQEVSKRSLAIGVIGIPKTIDNDLEYMDKSFGFETAFAEAVRVIRCAHNEAQCHARGVGLVKVMGRDSGFIAAFAALADNCVNVVLIPESPFHLDGPDGFLAHLEKRLRSRGHAVVVVAEGAGQELMHTDASAKDASGNAKFGDIGPFIKDRIQAHFKSLKLDSTVKYIDPSYIIRSVPASPQDAIFCLRLAQHAVHAAMAGKTDMVVGRWHGHHVNLPISVVTVRRRKVSLQGDLWMSVLEATGQPAHFGS, from the coding sequence ATGAGACGTTTTAAGCGCGAAGACTTCGAAATCAAAAACCTCGGGCTCGCCACCTACCCATCCCCTCTTCAACCACGCCGTGACGAGGCCAGCGCCAACTTCGTCTGCGACGACCGTCATCGCGTCCTCTTCGATCACGCGTTCGAACGCGTCGCCGCCGCCATCGAGGGCGAGACGGAGCCCATAACCATCGAGCGCTCCGGCCCCCGTCAGAAAATCTTTTTCGACCCGCAAAAAAGCCGCGCAGCCATCGTCACCTGCGGCGGACTTTGCCCGGGATTGAATGACGTCATCCGCGGCATCGTCATGACGCTGAACTACTCCTACGGGGTCAAAACCATCCACGGCATTCCCTACGGCTACGAGGGTTTCATCGACAGCTACGGCCATCGCATCATCGACCTCACACCCGAGTCGGTGAGCGAGATTCACACCGAAGGCGGCTCCATGCTCGGCACGTCGCGCGGGCCGCAACCCATCGGCCAGATCGTGGACAAACTCGTCTCTCTCGGCGTGAACATGCTCTTCGTCATCGGCGGTGACGGCACGCTGCGCGGCGCATCCGCCATCGCGCAGGAAGTCTCCAAACGCAGCCTCGCTATCGGCGTCATCGGCATCCCGAAGACCATCGATAACGACCTCGAATACATGGACAAAAGCTTCGGCTTCGAGACCGCTTTCGCCGAGGCAGTCCGCGTCATCCGTTGCGCCCACAACGAAGCCCAGTGCCACGCCCGAGGCGTGGGCCTCGTCAAAGTCATGGGCCGCGACTCCGGTTTCATTGCCGCGTTCGCCGCCCTCGCTGACAACTGCGTCAACGTCGTCCTCATTCCCGAGTCGCCCTTTCATCTCGATGGCCCCGACGGCTTTCTCGCTCATTTGGAAAAACGACTCCGGTCGCGCGGCCACGCCGTCGTCGTCGTTGCGGAAGGCGCAGGCCAGGAACTCATGCACACCGATGCGTCCGCCAAAGACGCTTCAGGAAATGCCAAGTTCGGCGACATCGGTCCTTTCATCAAAGACCGGATTCAAGCGCACTTCAAAAGCCTCAAGCTCGACTCCACGGTAAAGTACATCGATCCGAGCTACATCATTCGCAGCGTGCCGGCCTCTCCCCAGGATGCGATCTTCTGCCTGCGCCTTGCCCAGCACGCCGTACACGCTGCCATGGCCGGAAAAACCGACATGGTCGTCGGCCGCTGGCACGGTCATCACGTGAACCTGCCCATCAGCGTCGTCACCGTGCGCCGCCGCAAAGTCAGCCTGCAAGGCGATCTTTGGATGTCGGTGCTCGAAGCCACCGGCCAGCCCGCGCACTTCGGCTCATAA
- a CDS encoding RNA polymerase sigma factor, with product MSSMNDDQQRQIFDWWVKEHRGLLFKIVHAYAFSAHDRDDLFQEIITQVWNSIPRFRGESRVTTWLYRVALNSSLSWTRKERRHRGRTEVLDEHAPVLREPVPPQNRRLEWLHEEIAKMDHVDRSLTLLLLEGCSYREMADILGVSENNIGVKINRLKARLIEKSKETTAHEL from the coding sequence ATGTCATCGATGAACGACGATCAACAGAGGCAGATTTTTGACTGGTGGGTGAAGGAGCATCGCGGGCTGCTCTTTAAGATCGTGCATGCCTATGCTTTCTCTGCACACGACCGGGATGATCTCTTCCAGGAAATTATCACGCAGGTCTGGAATTCGATTCCGCGGTTTCGCGGAGAGTCGCGCGTCACGACATGGCTCTATCGGGTGGCTTTGAATTCCTCGCTCTCATGGACTCGCAAGGAGCGACGACATCGCGGTCGCACGGAGGTTCTCGATGAACACGCGCCCGTCCTGCGGGAGCCAGTGCCTCCGCAGAATCGGCGGCTCGAATGGCTCCACGAAGAAATCGCGAAGATGGATCACGTGGATCGTTCGCTCACCCTGCTGCTGCTCGAGGGGTGCAGCTACCGCGAGATGGCGGACATTCTCGGCGTTTCGGAAAACAATATCGGCGTGAAAATAAACCGGCTCAAAGCCCGGCTGATCGAAAAATCAAAGGAG